The DNA segment TGCCGAACTTGGTGGACGAGCGGGGAGTAAAAATAGATTCAAAAGATTTGATTTTTGAATGGAAATTGAACGGAAAACTGCTTCAGGATTCTTCCGGCTTCGGCAAAGATGTAATCTTCGTAACAGGCCCGAGCGTAATAAAGACGATGGTAATCGACGTCGTCGCTTCCTCGCTTTCAGGAAACACAAAAGCAAAGGGAAATCTGTCTTTGAACGAAACCAGCCCCTTTGTTCTGTTCTACGAAAATAATCCGCTTTTGGGAACATTCTACGAGAAGGCGCTCCCTTCTGAATTCACCCTTGCAGGGAAAGAAATCACCCTTACAGCCGTACCGTTCTTTTTCTCAACCTTGAAAAGAGATTCAAACATCTTCTACTCATGGACCTTAAATGGGAACGTAGTACCCGAAGAGACAAGAAGCGCGATTACCTTGAGAAAGGACACACAGGAAGCAGGGGAGTCGGCAATTGGTCTGGAGGTGAAAAGCGTGGGGAAAATCTTTCAGTTTTCGAGGAATTCTTTATTAATGAAATTCGGAGAAACAGTTGCGCCGTCGGCAACTTTTTAATGTATGAGTAGCCTAAGAAAAAAAACAATTCTTCTTTCTTTCATAATCCCGATTTTTATTCTTATGGGAGTCGTTTTCAGTATTTCTCCAAATATTAGTCATGCGGAGTCCCCGGAACCTCAACCAGCCACTGGCTACCAGCCTCTCGCTCCCTTACCTCCACAATTTTTCCCCGGTCAAGGCGCGGATAAGTACCTACTGCCGAGCTATCTTTCTGGAATGTTCAAAATCCTAATAGCGGTTTCAGGGCTTCTCGCCGTTGTGATGATTGTAATCGGCGGAATCGAGTATATGTCCACGGACGCCATAAGCGGAAAGAGCGAGGGCAAGGAGAAAATAACGAACGCCGTTTTAGGTCTTCTCCTCGCATTAGTCTCATGGCTTATTCTCTACACCATCAACCCGAAGCTCCTTGAGTTTAATCTGAACGCAACAAATCCGGTCGCTCCGGAGCCGGCTAAAAAATAAAATTGACCAAATACAATGCCCCCACAAAAAAGTAAACTTAAAATCGTCATCATTGCCATATTGATTTTGGTGATTATTGGATTTATCGCCTACTACTTTTTCTTCGGAAGAAACAAAGGAAGCGTGTCGGTAGTGCCCGCAAACGACAGCCAAGTCACATTCACCATCGGCAATCAAGACATTGGCATCAATCAAGGAACAGGGGTCTCGACTTCAACCAGTGCCAACACTTCTTCCGGCCAGACGATTGTGACGGGGAGCGGCATAATTCCAAAGCTTCGCAAAATAAGCGCGAATCCGGTTGCAGGCGCCATCGCTAAAAAAATAGTGGTTGATACAAAAGTGAGCACTATCGTGCGATACATCGAGCGCGCCACCGGCAACGTGTATGAGACGGACACGAACTCATGGAATCTGAAAAGAATTTCAAATACCACTATTCCAAAAATCGTCGAGGCGATTTGGGGGAAAGACGCAAATTCGCTCTACATCCGAAGAATCCTTGACGGCACCGAGGACATCGAGACCTATTACGCGAGGTTGAGGCCCGGAACTACGACAAAAATTCTCTCCTTAGGCGCCACAGAGGAAGAAGTCGTTAACCCCGACTCACTCATGACCCTCGAGGGGGTATACCTTCCGCGAAATATTGAAGAGTTATCAATTAATAACGCCGGAAATAAACTATTTTATTTCACGGAGAAAGTCGGCAGGGGAGTAGGCGTCGTTTCGGATGTAAACGGGCTTAAAGGGGTAGAGGTTTTCAATTCGCCTCTATCGGACTTCCAAATTTCTTGGCCAAAAGAAGATACGCTCACCTTTACAACGAGGCCCTCCGGAGTGGAAGATGGGTTCTTCTACTTTGGAAATAGCGGTGGCGCGAAATTGCAAAAATTGTTCGGTAACATTTTAGGTTTGACCACACTCACGAGTCCTAATGCTCAAATGGTTCTCTTAGGGGAAAGCAGTGGTAATGGATATAACCTAGGGCTTTTCGATGTAAAGAAGAAAACACGGGAGCCTTTGAGCCTTAACACCCTTCCTGAAAAATGCGTGTGGAGCGCCTTAAACCTCTCTCTCATCTACTGTGCGGTGCCTAGCGTCTTGCCTCTGGCGTTGTACCCCGATAGCTGGTATCAAGGACTTGTTTCTTTCTCGGACGAAATCTGGAGAATAAATACTGAAACGGGCGAGAACAAGCTCATTGCAAAGCCCAAAGATCTCTCCGGAGGAGACGAAGTTGACGCAACTAAACTGTTTCTCGACCCTGACGAAAATTACCTCTTCTTCACAAACAAAAAAAATAGCTCCTTCTGGAGCTTGAAGCTAAGCGAGAGTGTCGCAACGACCTCCGCCACTGAATAACAAATAACTGAATGACTGAATAACCATGAAGAAGTTCCGATTTATCGAGTGGCAAGTGTATATTGATTCGAAACAATTATTTTCTCTTTTGGTAAAAGTAGTTAAAAAATTACCGAAAGAATACAGATACGAAATAGGTAGTCAGATTGTAAGAGCAGGACTTTCTGTAACACTAAACATTGCTGAAGGGAGCGGGAAGCATTCTGATGCTGAATTGAATCGATATTTTGATATAGCGCTCGGTTCTCTTTTTGAATCTTTTGCGGCAGTGGATGTACTTCGAGATATAACGTTAGTTGATGCTGTCGTTTTTGCAGAAATCGAAACACTTGCTGTAAGTATTTCAGATCAATTGGGAGGTTTCAAAAAATCTATCCGTTCTTCTTCTTGATTTTGTTATTCAGTTATTAGTTATTCAGTTATTTGTTCAACATCCTTCGTCTTACGAAGATTTCCTGTCCTATCATAAAGAGGTTGCTCACAACCCAGTAAAGAACGAGAGCGGCGGGTAAATGTGGAAAAACGTTTGAGATGGGAGGAAAAGGATACGCTATCACAAAAATTAAAATGGGGAGCACATATTGCATCTGCGTCTGCATGCTATGCATCATGTCTGCCTTCATATCGTTCTTCCCGGACAAAGAAGGAGTAGTCTTTTTAGGTTTCGGAAGTGTCAATTTTATCTGAAAATACTGCGAAACGGCCACAATGAGAGCCAAAATTAAGCTCTTCTCCGCTAGGTTAATTCCCAGAAAATGCATGTCAACCGAAGCCACTGACGGAACAAAAGAGTAAAGAATCTCGGTACGAATCGAAGGTAGACCGCCATGCGCGAAAATAGTATAGAGAGCGATAATGATAGGGAACTGAATCAAAAGAAGAAATATTCCCGAAAAGGGATTCAGTTTATTATCTTTATAGAGATTCATTATGCGTACAGACTGTTCTTGTTTGTTATTTTTATATTTCTCTTTTAATTCGTCCATCTTCGGCTGAAGCTCTTTCATTTTTATCTGACTCTTAATGGAAGCCTTGGAGAGAGGAAACAAAATGAGCTTGACCAGTATCGTGAAAATAATGATTGCGATACCTGCGTTCGCATAATGGGGCAAAATTGATAATAAAAAAACGAGGCCGTTGTATAACGGCTCGTACACGAAAGTATTGTAAAGGTAAGACATGGGTATAGTGTAGCGTAAAACGCTCCAAAAGTGTAACGCGCAACATGTAACGTGTAGCGTCTGAGAAGAGAAATCTCTTTTCTTACGTTACATGCTACATGTTACACGTTACATGTCCCTTAAAGCTCCTGATTTTCTCAAAATAAAGACAACTTCTTTCTCGAGGTCCGAGAATGAAAGGTCAAGAATAGATTTTTTTGGAAAGAGAACAACAATAATGGAATCTCTAAGCTCGTTCTCTTTTTTTTGTACAATGCTATTCACCCTCCTTTTTATAAGATTGCGCTTAACCGCAAGAGGGGACACTTTTTTCGAAACCGAGACCCCGATTCGGGCAGGGAATTTTTCGAGAGAGCTATGGAGTCGAAGCGTAAAAAAATCCGACGAAGTCAGCCGGCTTTGCTTTAATACTGTATCAAAAAGAACGCGGCTGACTCGTCTTTGTCTAGGTAACATGGAGAAAGTGTAACGCGAAACGTGTAACTTGTAACGTAAGATAAGAAAAACAGAAATTTTCTCTTATCCCCTCAGACGTTACAGGTTACACGTTACACGCTACACGACTACACTGTGAGCTTCTTTCGCCCCTTTCGTCTCCTCCGAATAAGAGTGTTTTTTCCTCCGCGAGACTTACTTCGGACCAGAAATCCGTGCGAACGGGCTCTTTTGCGTTTTTTTGGATGGTAGGTGAAGGACATGATGGGTAGCTGTTAGCTATTAGCTTTTAGGTTAAAGGGGAATTCGAAAATCTTATCAGAAATGTTAGTCAAAAGCAACCAAACCCAAAACTAATGACGCATAACTGAATGACTGAATAACCAGACTGAAAAAAAATTTATTTTTGTAATAAGTTATTCAGTTATTAGTCATTTATGATTACTGTGGAGCTTCTCCACAGTTTATCAACATGTTTATAACCACTGCACAAGTTTGACTATCGCAAGTTGGGTATATAATGAAGAATAAATAACTAAAACCTCCTTGATTGATTCACCCTCAAACACAATTATGATAGACGACAAGAAACTCTGGAACCGAGTCCTTCTTGAAATGGAACTTTCAGTTTCAAAAGCCAATTTTACTACCTGGTTTAAGGATACGTACATACTAAAACAGGACGACGGGATAATTTATTTAAGTGTCCCCAATGAATTCATCCGAGACTGGCTCATAAATAAATTCCACAAGCTCATTTTGAAATCACTCCGAGATTTTGGCGAAAATATCAGGTCAATAGAGTACGTTGTGACAAAAGAATTGAAAAAGAAGGAGAGCGAAGCCCCTAAACCGTTAAACCCGACAGGGGAATTACCGCTTGCCGACCATTATATAAGCAAAG comes from the Candidatus Taylorbacteria bacterium genome and includes:
- a CDS encoding four helix bundle protein codes for the protein MKKFRFIEWQVYIDSKQLFSLLVKVVKKLPKEYRYEIGSQIVRAGLSVTLNIAEGSGKHSDAELNRYFDIALGSLFESFAAVDVLRDITLVDAVVFAEIETLAVSISDQLGGFKKSIRSSS
- a CDS encoding YidC/Oxa1 family membrane protein insertase, which translates into the protein MSYLYNTFVYEPLYNGLVFLLSILPHYANAGIAIIIFTILVKLILFPLSKASIKSQIKMKELQPKMDELKEKYKNNKQEQSVRIMNLYKDNKLNPFSGIFLLLIQFPIIIALYTIFAHGGLPSIRTEILYSFVPSVASVDMHFLGINLAEKSLILALIVAVSQYFQIKLTLPKPKKTTPSLSGKNDMKADMMHSMQTQMQYVLPILIFVIAYPFPPISNVFPHLPAALVLYWVVSNLFMIGQEIFVRRRMLNK
- the rnpA gene encoding ribonuclease P protein component, yielding MLPRQRRVSRVLFDTVLKQSRLTSSDFFTLRLHSSLEKFPARIGVSVSKKVSPLAVKRNLIKRRVNSIVQKKENELRDSIIVVLFPKKSILDLSFSDLEKEVVFILRKSGALRDM
- the rpmH gene encoding 50S ribosomal protein L34 is translated as MSFTYHPKKRKRARSHGFLVRSKSRGGKNTLIRRRRKGRKKLTV